Proteins encoded within one genomic window of Pseudomonas cannabina:
- the ribBA gene encoding bifunctional 3,4-dihydroxy-2-butanone-4-phosphate synthase/GTP cyclohydrolase II, with product MAFDRIEDIIEDYRQGKMVLLVDDEDRENEGDLLLAADCCSAQAISFMAREARGLICLTLTDEHCQRLGLEQMVPSNGSVFATAFTVSIEATTGVTTGISAADRARTVQAAVNPAAIPEDLVQPGHIFPLRARDGGVLTRAGHTEAGCDLARLAGFTPASVIVEVMNDDGSMARRPDLERFAEKHGIRIGTIADLIHYRLSTEHTIVRIGERELPTVHGTFRLFSYEDRIEGGVHMAMVMGEIRRDNPTLVRVHVVDPLRDLVGAEYTGPASWTLWAALQRVAEEGRGVVVVLANHESSQALLERIPQLTQPPRQYTRSQSRIYSEVGTGAQILQDLGVGKLRHLGPPLKYAGLTGYDLEVIESIPFPG from the coding sequence ATGGCATTCGATCGCATCGAAGACATTATTGAAGACTACCGCCAAGGCAAGATGGTCTTGCTGGTCGACGACGAAGACCGGGAGAACGAAGGTGATCTGCTGCTGGCCGCCGACTGCTGTTCGGCGCAGGCCATCAGCTTCATGGCCCGTGAGGCACGCGGGCTGATCTGCCTGACGCTGACCGATGAGCATTGCCAGCGTCTGGGCCTGGAACAGATGGTGCCGAGCAACGGCAGCGTATTCGCCACCGCCTTCACAGTGTCCATCGAGGCCACCACCGGCGTGACCACCGGCATCAGCGCTGCGGATCGCGCCCGCACGGTGCAGGCAGCGGTCAATCCGGCTGCAATTCCCGAAGACCTCGTGCAGCCAGGCCATATCTTCCCGTTGCGTGCGCGGGACGGCGGCGTCCTCACTCGCGCCGGTCACACCGAGGCAGGCTGCGATCTCGCAAGGCTGGCCGGTTTTACGCCCGCGTCGGTCATTGTCGAAGTCATGAACGACGACGGCAGCATGGCGCGGCGTCCGGACCTGGAGCGGTTCGCGGAAAAGCACGGTATTCGCATCGGCACCATTGCCGACCTGATTCACTACCGGCTGAGCACCGAACACACCATCGTCAGAATCGGTGAGCGCGAACTGCCCACGGTGCACGGCACCTTCCGCCTGTTCAGCTATGAAGACCGCATCGAAGGTGGCGTGCACATGGCCATGGTGATGGGCGAGATTCGCCGTGACAACCCCACGCTGGTGCGCGTGCATGTGGTCGATCCACTGCGTGACCTGGTCGGTGCAGAATACACCGGCCCCGCCAGCTGGACGTTATGGGCGGCTCTGCAACGGGTCGCCGAAGAAGGACGCGGCGTGGTCGTGGTGCTGGCCAATCACGAATCCTCCCAAGCCTTGCTGGAGCGCATTCCACAACTCACTCAGCCGCCCCGGCAATATACACGTTCGCAATCGCGCATCTATTCCGAAGTCGGTACCGGTGCGCAGATCTTGCAGGACCTGGGCGTCGGCAAGCTGCGTCACCTTGGCCCGCCGCTGAAATACGCCGGCCTGACCGGCTACGATCTGGAAGTGATTGAAAGCATTCCGTTTCCCGGCTGA
- a CDS encoding ABC transporter substrate-binding protein, with product MVFNKRATAVLAAGMLALSSVAAIAAESVNFVSWGGSTQDFQKQAWAVPFSKTSGITVVQDGPTDYGKLKAMVESGNVQWDVVDVEADFALRAASEGLLEPLDFKTIKRDEIDKRFVTDHGAGSFFFSFVLGFNESKVGAKPPADWSAMFDTKTWPGKRALYKWPSPGVLELALLADGVAPDKLYPLDLDRAFKKLDTIKKDIVWWGGGAQSQQLLASGEVSMGQMWNGRVYALQQDGAPVGVSWKQNLVMADFLVVPKGAKNKDAAMKFIANATSAKGQADFSNLSAYAPVNTQSVARLDSTLAPNLPTAHVADQITLDFAYWAKNGADIATRWNEWLVK from the coding sequence ATGGTGTTTAACAAACGTGCAACGGCAGTCTTGGCAGCTGGGATGCTGGCTTTGTCGAGCGTTGCCGCCATCGCTGCCGAAAGCGTCAATTTCGTGAGCTGGGGCGGTTCCACGCAGGACTTCCAGAAACAAGCCTGGGCAGTACCCTTCAGCAAAACCAGCGGCATTACCGTGGTGCAGGATGGCCCGACTGACTACGGCAAACTCAAGGCCATGGTCGAAAGCGGTAACGTGCAGTGGGATGTGGTCGATGTCGAAGCCGACTTCGCCCTGCGCGCCGCCAGCGAAGGCCTGCTGGAGCCTCTCGATTTCAAGACCATCAAGCGCGACGAGATCGACAAGCGTTTTGTCACCGATCATGGCGCAGGCTCGTTCTTCTTCTCCTTCGTCCTCGGCTTCAACGAGAGCAAAGTAGGCGCCAAACCGCCTGCCGATTGGTCCGCCATGTTCGACACCAAGACCTGGCCCGGCAAACGCGCCCTGTACAAATGGCCTAGCCCCGGCGTACTCGAGCTGGCCCTGCTGGCAGATGGCGTAGCGCCCGACAAACTCTACCCGCTGGACCTGGACCGTGCCTTCAAGAAACTCGACACCATCAAGAAAGACATCGTCTGGTGGGGCGGCGGTGCGCAATCGCAGCAACTGCTGGCTTCTGGCGAAGTGTCGATGGGCCAGATGTGGAACGGCCGGGTCTACGCCCTGCAACAGGACGGCGCGCCGGTGGGCGTGAGCTGGAAGCAGAACCTGGTCATGGCTGATTTTCTGGTGGTGCCCAAAGGCGCAAAAAACAAGGACGCTGCGATGAAGTTCATCGCCAATGCGACCAGCGCCAAAGGTCAGGCCGACTTCTCCAACCTCAGCGCCTACGCGCCGGTCAACACCCAGAGCGTGGCGCGACTGGACTCCACGCTGGCGCCTAACCTGCCGACCGCGCATGTTGCCGACCAGATCACCCTCGACTTCGCCTATTGGGCCAAGAACGGTGCGGACATTGCGACACGGTGGAACGAATGGCTGGTCAAGTAA
- a CDS encoding ABC transporter permease, which yields MAGQVKMTAAVPRQPDPAGGAHSTAGAAHHKATSMQSPPSLAQRWRGSRNLLPALLFLGLFFFAPLIGLLLRGVLEPVPGLGNYEQLFANSAYSRVLLNTFSVAGLVTLFSLLLGFPLAWVITLVPRGWGRWILNIVLLSMWTSLLARTYSWLVLLQASGVINKALMGMGLIDQPLEMVHNLTGVVIGMSYIMIPFIVLPLQATMQAIDPMVLQAGSICGASPWSNFFRVFLPLCRPGLFSGGLMVFVMSLGYYVTPALLGGAQNMMLPEFIVQQVQSFLNWGLASAAAALLVLITLVLFYFYLKLQPESPVGASNAR from the coding sequence ATGGCTGGTCAAGTAAAAATGACGGCTGCCGTCCCTCGTCAACCCGACCCGGCCGGTGGTGCGCACAGCACTGCTGGCGCGGCCCACCACAAGGCGACGAGCATGCAGTCACCCCCATCCCTCGCACAGCGCTGGCGTGGCAGCCGCAACCTGCTGCCGGCGCTGCTGTTCCTAGGGCTGTTTTTCTTTGCGCCGCTGATTGGTTTGCTGCTGCGCGGTGTACTTGAACCCGTGCCCGGTCTGGGCAACTACGAGCAGTTGTTCGCTAACTCGGCCTACTCCAGAGTCTTGCTGAACACCTTCTCGGTTGCCGGGCTGGTCACGCTGTTCAGCCTGTTGCTGGGCTTCCCGCTGGCCTGGGTAATTACATTGGTGCCACGCGGCTGGGGACGCTGGATTCTCAATATCGTGCTGCTGTCGATGTGGACCAGCCTGCTGGCCCGCACCTATTCGTGGCTGGTATTGCTGCAGGCTTCCGGGGTCATCAACAAGGCGCTGATGGGCATGGGCCTCATTGATCAGCCGCTGGAAATGGTCCACAACCTGACCGGCGTGGTGATCGGCATGAGCTACATCATGATTCCGTTCATTGTCCTGCCGTTACAGGCGACCATGCAGGCCATCGACCCGATGGTGTTGCAAGCCGGTTCGATCTGCGGCGCAAGCCCGTGGAGCAATTTTTTCCGGGTGTTTCTGCCGCTGTGCCGTCCGGGGCTGTTTTCCGGAGGCCTGATGGTGTTTGTCATGTCGCTCGGTTACTACGTCACGCCCGCGCTGCTGGGCGGCGCACAGAACATGATGCTGCCTGAGTTCATCGTTCAGCAGGTGCAATCGTTCCTCAACTGGGGGCTGGCCAGTGCCGCCGCTGCGTTGCTGGTGCTGATCACGCTGGTGCTGTTCTACTTCTACCTGAAGCTCCAGCCGGAATCCCCGGTCGGCGCCAGTAACGCGAGGTAA
- a CDS encoding ABC transporter permease, producing the protein MLLTPNAMSPGLRTGLYLTTVVIALFLLLPILFIILLSFGSSQWLVFPPPGWTLKWYQQFFSNPDWMAAAMSSLKVAILTTIASVALGLPTAFALVRGRFPGRDMLYGVFTLPMIVPLVIIAVAVYALFLKLGYTGTLFSFVVSHVIVALPFTIISIINSLKLFDQSIEDAAVICGASRLQAIYKVTFPGIRPGMMAGALFAFLVSWDEVVLSVMMASPTLQTLPVKMWTTLRQDLTPVIAVASTLLIALSVVIMFIAATLRRRNEARSIS; encoded by the coding sequence ATGCTCCTCACACCCAATGCCATGAGCCCGGGGCTGCGTACGGGCCTGTACCTGACCACGGTGGTGATCGCACTGTTTCTGCTGCTGCCGATCCTGTTCATCATTCTGCTGTCGTTTGGCTCATCGCAGTGGCTGGTGTTTCCGCCGCCTGGCTGGACGTTGAAGTGGTATCAGCAGTTCTTTTCCAACCCGGACTGGATGGCGGCGGCGATGTCCAGCCTCAAAGTCGCGATACTGACCACCATCGCCTCGGTGGCACTGGGCCTGCCGACCGCCTTTGCCTTGGTGCGCGGCCGGTTTCCGGGGCGTGACATGCTGTACGGTGTGTTCACCCTGCCGATGATCGTGCCGTTGGTGATCATCGCCGTGGCGGTGTATGCGCTATTCCTCAAGCTCGGTTACACCGGCACGCTGTTCTCCTTCGTCGTCAGCCACGTGATCGTCGCCCTGCCGTTCACCATCATCTCGATCATCAACTCGCTGAAGCTCTTCGATCAGTCCATTGAGGATGCTGCGGTGATCTGCGGCGCATCGCGTTTGCAGGCGATCTACAAGGTAACCTTCCCCGGTATCCGGCCGGGCATGATGGCCGGCGCGCTTTTCGCGTTTCTGGTGTCGTGGGACGAAGTGGTGCTGAGCGTCATGATGGCCAGCCCGACCCTGCAGACCCTTCCCGTGAAAATGTGGACCACGCTGCGTCAGGACCTGACGCCCGTCATCGCTGTCGCCTCAACGCTGCTGATCGCGCTGTCGGTGGTGATCATGTTCATCGCTGCGACCCTGCGTCGTCGCAACGAAGCCAGGAGTATTTCATGA
- a CDS encoding ABC transporter ATP-binding protein, which translates to MSAVIKDPAQPQQKPLVVLCNLNKHYGNFAAVDDISLDIQEGEFLTFLGSSGSGKSTTLSMLAGFETPSSGEILVGGKSLVNVPPHKRDIGMVFQRYSLFPHLSVRDNIAFPLAIRKLPTAEREKKVDAMLKLVQLEEFAHRRPSQLSGGQQQRVAIARALVYEPRILLMDEPLGALDKKLREDLQDELRQLHRRLGITIVYVTHDQEEAMRLSQRIAIFSHGKIVGLGSGYDLFQNPPNAFVASFLGNSNFLKLKAQGNAVAAFEGSSLAIRLTSGLNTDQDVLLMVRPEKAQALSVSQAAATPLEAGWNEVSANVAEVLFLGESQTCSLVTTGGTAMTVKALSATGMPLKAGDPVRVRWAAADACIYTEWTDSDLNKAAGAH; encoded by the coding sequence ATGAGTGCCGTGATCAAAGACCCCGCCCAGCCACAGCAAAAACCGCTGGTCGTGCTGTGCAACCTGAACAAGCATTACGGCAACTTCGCCGCCGTTGACGACATTTCTCTGGATATCCAGGAGGGCGAGTTTCTGACCTTTCTGGGCTCCAGTGGCTCGGGCAAAAGCACCACGCTGTCGATGCTGGCCGGTTTCGAAACCCCCAGTTCAGGCGAGATTCTGGTCGGCGGCAAGTCGCTGGTGAATGTGCCGCCGCACAAGCGTGATATCGGCATGGTGTTCCAGCGCTACTCGCTGTTTCCGCACCTGTCGGTTCGCGACAACATTGCCTTCCCGCTGGCGATCCGCAAGCTGCCGACGGCCGAGCGCGAGAAAAAGGTCGATGCGATGCTCAAGCTGGTTCAACTGGAAGAGTTCGCTCACCGCCGCCCTTCGCAATTGTCCGGCGGTCAGCAGCAACGGGTTGCCATTGCCCGAGCGCTGGTCTACGAACCGCGCATCCTGCTGATGGATGAACCACTCGGTGCACTGGACAAGAAACTGCGCGAAGACTTGCAGGATGAACTCCGTCAGTTGCACCGTCGGCTGGGCATCACCATTGTTTACGTGACCCACGATCAGGAAGAAGCCATGCGCCTGTCCCAGCGCATTGCGATTTTCAGCCACGGCAAGATCGTCGGTCTGGGCAGCGGTTACGACCTGTTTCAGAACCCGCCAAACGCCTTTGTGGCTTCGTTTCTCGGTAACTCCAACTTCCTCAAGCTCAAGGCACAGGGCAACGCCGTGGCCGCGTTCGAAGGCAGTTCGCTGGCGATACGCCTTACGTCGGGGCTCAATACCGATCAAGACGTGCTGCTGATGGTGCGTCCGGAGAAGGCTCAAGCGTTGAGCGTTTCCCAGGCGGCCGCCACGCCACTGGAAGCCGGCTGGAACGAAGTCAGCGCGAATGTCGCTGAAGTGCTGTTTCTCGGTGAGAGCCAGACCTGCTCGTTGGTGACCACCGGTGGCACGGCGATGACCGTCAAGGCCTTGTCGGCCACCGGCATGCCGCTCAAGGCCGGCGATCCGGTGCGGGTGCGCTGGGCCGCCGCCGATGCGTGTATCTACACCGAGTGGACCGACAGCGACCTGAACAAAGCAGCCGGGGCGCACTGA
- a CDS encoding LysR substrate-binding domain-containing protein — translation MNYPNLDDLNVFIHVARRSSFVGAANELGMSAAYVSKRVKLLEQNLGVVLLHRSTRQVSITEDGERVYEWAKGILESVQQMGDEVAALHGEPSGLLRVVSSQGFGRRFVAPALSELAARYPKLDIRLDIQDRLVDLIEEGVDLDIRVGNQIAPHLRARHLARNWRVLCASPAYLQRQGTPVNPGELANHDCLVIKERDRPFGIWHLHGPQGAETVKVTGSLSTNHGEIARQWCLDGRGLLLRSLWDVRTDLAEGRLIQVLPEYRQDADIWAVHTSPLMSSAKMRVTVEFLRDYFAVHHAPV, via the coding sequence GTGAATTATCCAAACCTTGATGACCTGAACGTGTTCATTCACGTTGCGCGGCGTTCCAGCTTCGTGGGGGCGGCCAATGAGCTGGGCATGTCTGCTGCGTACGTCAGCAAGCGTGTCAAGCTGCTGGAGCAGAACCTGGGCGTGGTGTTGCTGCACCGTTCCACGCGGCAGGTGTCGATCACTGAAGACGGCGAGCGGGTCTACGAGTGGGCCAAGGGCATTCTGGAGTCCGTGCAGCAGATGGGTGATGAAGTGGCGGCGTTGCACGGCGAACCGAGCGGCCTGTTGCGTGTGGTCAGCAGTCAGGGCTTCGGCCGGCGCTTTGTTGCGCCGGCCTTGTCAGAGCTGGCCGCGCGCTACCCGAAGCTGGATATCCGGCTGGATATTCAGGATCGGCTGGTCGACCTGATCGAGGAAGGCGTGGATCTGGACATCCGTGTTGGCAACCAGATCGCCCCGCACCTGCGCGCCCGTCATCTGGCCCGCAACTGGCGGGTCTTGTGCGCGAGCCCGGCGTATCTGCAACGGCAGGGCACGCCGGTCAATCCGGGTGAACTGGCCAACCACGATTGCCTGGTGATCAAGGAACGTGATCGGCCATTCGGCATCTGGCATCTGCACGGGCCGCAAGGCGCAGAGACCGTGAAGGTGACCGGCAGTCTGTCGACCAACCATGGCGAAATTGCCCGCCAGTGGTGCCTGGACGGGCGAGGGCTGTTATTGCGTTCGCTCTGGGATGTGCGCACCGACCTGGCCGAAGGTCGGCTGATTCAGGTTCTGCCGGAGTATCGGCAGGATGCGGATATCTGGGCGGTGCACACCTCACCGCTGATGAGCTCGGCGAAGATGCGCGTCACAGTGGAATTCCTGCGCGATTACTTCGCCGTGCATCACGCGCCCGTCTGA
- a CDS encoding tartrate dehydrogenase — protein MNNKKPRIAAIAGDGIGLEVLPEGVKVVQAVAAKHGLDLEFEYFDWASCDYYLEHGKMMPDDWFDQLKGFDSIFFGAVGWPDKVPDHISLWGSLLKFRREFDQYANIRPVRLFPGVPCPLANRKPGDIDFIVVRENTEGEYSSLGGIMFENTENEFVLQESVFTRRGVDRILKFAFEMASKRERKHVTSATKSNGMAISMPYWDKRTEAMASQYPDVSWDKQHIDILCARFVLQPERFDVVVASNLFGDILSDLGPACAGTIGIAPSANLNPERNFPSLFEPVHGSAPDIFGQNIANPIAMVWSGALMLEFLGQGDERFTTAHDDIITAIEQVIANGDVTPDLGGTLLTQQVGAAIVERVSAAR, from the coding sequence ATGAACAACAAGAAACCGCGTATAGCGGCCATCGCCGGAGACGGCATCGGTCTTGAAGTCTTGCCCGAGGGAGTCAAGGTCGTTCAGGCAGTCGCTGCGAAACACGGGCTGGATCTGGAATTCGAGTACTTCGACTGGGCCAGCTGCGATTACTACCTAGAACACGGCAAGATGATGCCGGACGACTGGTTTGACCAGCTGAAAGGCTTCGACTCGATCTTTTTCGGCGCTGTGGGCTGGCCGGACAAAGTGCCTGACCACATTTCCCTGTGGGGCTCGCTGCTCAAGTTTCGACGCGAATTCGACCAGTACGCCAATATCCGCCCGGTGCGGTTGTTCCCCGGCGTACCCTGCCCGCTCGCCAATCGCAAACCGGGTGACATCGACTTCATCGTAGTGCGCGAAAACACCGAAGGCGAATACTCGTCGCTGGGCGGGATCATGTTCGAAAACACCGAAAACGAGTTTGTGCTGCAGGAATCGGTGTTCACTCGTCGCGGCGTCGACCGCATTCTCAAGTTCGCCTTTGAAATGGCCAGCAAACGCGAGCGCAAGCACGTCACTTCGGCGACCAAATCCAACGGCATGGCGATCAGCATGCCCTACTGGGATAAACGCACAGAGGCCATGGCGAGTCAGTACCCGGACGTCAGCTGGGACAAGCAGCATATCGACATCCTCTGTGCGCGCTTCGTGCTGCAACCCGAGCGCTTCGACGTGGTCGTCGCCTCCAACCTGTTCGGCGACATCCTCAGCGACCTCGGTCCGGCGTGCGCTGGCACTATCGGCATCGCGCCCTCGGCCAACCTCAACCCGGAACGCAACTTCCCGTCGCTGTTCGAACCGGTGCATGGCTCGGCACCGGATATCTTCGGCCAGAACATCGCCAACCCGATTGCGATGGTCTGGTCAGGTGCGTTGATGCTGGAATTCCTCGGTCAGGGCGATGAGCGATTCACAACGGCGCATGACGACATCATCACGGCTATCGAGCAGGTGATCGCCAATGGTGACGTGACGCCGGATCTAGGCGGCACGCTTTTGACTCAGCAGGTGGGCGCGGCGATTGTCGAGCGCGTTTCTGCGGCCCGTTAA
- the ptrR gene encoding putrescine utilization regulator PtrR, whose product MDLVQLEIFTAVAEHGSISAAAQQIHRVPSNLTTRIKQLEQDLGVDLFIREKHRLRLSPAGWNFLDYTRRILDLVQEARAAVSGDEPQGPFSLGSLESTAAVRIPALLAAYNQQNTKVELDLSTGPSGTMIDGVLAGRLVAAFVDGPVLHPSLEGVPVFEEEMVIIAPLNHSPVKRGRDVNGESIYAFRANCSYRHHFERWFTDDAAVPGKIHEMESYHGMLACVSAGAGLALMPRSMLKSMPGCATVSVWPLSEKFRFLHTWLIWRRGAVSRSLTRFVELLEQRGTPASVTQSA is encoded by the coding sequence GTGGATCTGGTCCAGCTGGAAATATTCACGGCCGTCGCCGAGCACGGCAGCATCAGTGCTGCCGCGCAGCAGATTCATCGCGTGCCTTCAAACCTGACCACGCGCATCAAGCAGCTCGAACAGGACCTTGGCGTCGACCTGTTCATTCGCGAAAAACATCGCCTGCGTCTGTCTCCCGCAGGCTGGAATTTTCTCGATTACACGCGACGGATTCTGGACCTGGTGCAGGAGGCGCGTGCGGCCGTTTCCGGAGACGAGCCACAGGGGCCTTTTTCGCTGGGTTCACTGGAAAGCACTGCCGCTGTGCGTATTCCGGCATTGCTGGCGGCCTACAATCAGCAGAACACCAAGGTCGAACTGGACCTGTCCACCGGACCGTCCGGTACGATGATCGATGGCGTGCTGGCGGGACGACTGGTGGCCGCGTTCGTCGACGGGCCCGTGCTGCATCCATCCCTGGAAGGCGTCCCGGTATTTGAAGAAGAGATGGTTATTATTGCGCCGCTCAACCACAGCCCGGTCAAGCGTGGCCGTGATGTCAATGGTGAAAGCATCTATGCGTTTCGTGCCAACTGCTCGTACCGCCACCATTTCGAGCGCTGGTTCACTGATGATGCCGCGGTGCCGGGCAAGATCCATGAGATGGAGTCCTACCACGGCATGCTGGCCTGCGTCAGCGCCGGTGCCGGGCTGGCGTTGATGCCGCGCAGCATGCTGAAAAGCATGCCCGGCTGCGCCACGGTCAGCGTCTGGCCGCTGTCCGAGAAATTTCGCTTTCTGCACACCTGGCTGATCTGGCGCAGGGGCGCGGTGTCGCGCAGCCTGACTCGCTTCGTGGAGTTGCTGGAGCAGCGCGGCACGCCTGCCAGCGTCACGCAAAGCGCTTAA
- a CDS encoding aldehyde dehydrogenase family protein gives MTTINSNTHAISINPATGEQIGHYPFESAAAQDITLSRAAAGFAGWKRKPVQERAQLIVAMGKALRDDAETIARMISEEMGKPIAQARGEVEKCAQLCDWYAAQGPAMLTAESTQVEDDKARIEYRPLGPILAVMPWNFPIWQVLRGAIPTLLAGNTYVLKHAPNVMGCAYLMRDAFQRAGFPEGVFEVLNVLPEGVSKAIADPRIAAVTLTGSVRAGQAIGAQAGAALKKCVLELGGSDPFIVLDDADLDQAVKAAVIGRFQNTGQVCAAAKRLIIEQGVVEEFTRRFVEQTRQLVTGDPLSSETYIGPMARFDLRDELDAQVQDTLAEGATLLLGGQKAEGQGNYYQPTVLGDVTDKMTSFRQELFGPVASIITARDAQHALELANDSDFGLTTTIYTRDLQLAEHMTEELETGGVFINGYSASDPRVTFGGVKKSGFGRELSHFGVREFCNAQTVWRDRH, from the coding sequence ATGACCACTATCAATAGTAATACCCATGCAATCTCGATCAACCCGGCCACCGGCGAGCAGATCGGCCACTATCCGTTTGAATCCGCAGCGGCGCAGGACATTACCCTCTCGCGTGCGGCCGCCGGTTTCGCAGGCTGGAAACGCAAGCCCGTGCAGGAGCGCGCACAGTTGATCGTCGCCATGGGCAAGGCGCTGCGCGACGACGCGGAAACCATCGCCCGGATGATCAGCGAAGAAATGGGCAAGCCCATCGCCCAGGCCAGAGGCGAGGTCGAAAAATGCGCGCAGTTGTGCGACTGGTACGCAGCACAGGGCCCGGCGATGCTAACGGCCGAATCGACTCAGGTCGAGGATGACAAGGCCCGTATCGAGTACCGCCCGCTGGGGCCGATTCTCGCGGTGATGCCGTGGAACTTCCCGATCTGGCAGGTGCTGCGCGGCGCCATCCCAACCTTGCTGGCTGGTAATACCTACGTGCTCAAGCATGCACCGAATGTGATGGGCTGTGCGTATCTGATGCGCGACGCGTTCCAGCGAGCAGGTTTTCCCGAGGGCGTGTTCGAAGTGCTTAACGTGTTGCCAGAGGGCGTTTCAAAGGCCATTGCTGACCCGCGCATTGCGGCGGTGACGCTGACCGGCAGCGTGCGTGCCGGCCAGGCGATTGGCGCTCAGGCCGGTGCCGCACTGAAGAAGTGTGTACTGGAACTGGGCGGCTCCGATCCGTTTATCGTGCTCGACGACGCCGATCTGGATCAGGCGGTGAAAGCGGCGGTGATTGGCCGCTTCCAGAACACCGGGCAGGTCTGTGCGGCGGCCAAGCGCCTGATCATCGAGCAAGGCGTGGTCGAGGAGTTCACCCGCAGATTCGTCGAGCAAACGCGTCAACTGGTGACAGGCGACCCCCTCTCCAGCGAAACCTACATTGGCCCCATGGCGCGCTTCGACCTGCGCGACGAACTGGATGCCCAGGTACAGGACACGCTCGCCGAAGGCGCCACGCTGTTGCTGGGCGGCCAAAAGGCTGAAGGCCAGGGCAATTATTATCAACCGACCGTGCTCGGTGACGTCACCGATAAGATGACCTCGTTCCGGCAGGAGCTGTTCGGCCCGGTAGCGTCGATCATCACCGCCAGAGACGCGCAGCACGCTCTGGAGCTGGCCAATGACAGTGACTTTGGCCTGACCACGACGATTTATACCCGTGACCTGCAACTGGCCGAGCACATGACCGAAGAACTGGAAACCGGCGGTGTGTTCATCAACGGCTACAGCGCTTCAGATCCACGCGTGACCTTCGGCGGCGTGAAAAAAAGCGGTTTTGGTCGTGAGCTGTCGCACTTCGGGGTACGCGAATTCTGCAATGCGCAGACCGTGTGGCGGGATCGTCACTGA
- a CDS encoding flavin reductase family protein, whose translation MDNHIRPVELEKAYRLLSHGPTVLVSSSHEGVHNVMAAAWACALDFSPPKATLVIDKMTKTRGLVEKSGYFALQVPNLDQLQMTFDVGTQSKVFTPDKLDKANVDLFRIEGHVSPLVVGCSAWLICKVIPEPHNQQAYDLFIGEVVGAWADTRVFKDGHWEFETADPKWRSLHYVAGGHFYTIGEPAVVETGEE comes from the coding sequence GTGGACAATCACATTCGTCCTGTCGAGCTGGAAAAAGCTTACCGTCTGCTCAGCCACGGACCGACCGTGCTGGTGTCTTCCAGTCACGAAGGCGTTCATAACGTCATGGCTGCGGCCTGGGCCTGTGCGCTGGACTTCTCGCCGCCCAAGGCGACGCTGGTGATCGACAAGATGACCAAGACCCGCGGGCTGGTGGAGAAGAGCGGTTATTTCGCGCTGCAGGTGCCTAATCTGGATCAATTGCAGATGACCTTTGACGTCGGCACCCAGAGCAAGGTTTTCACCCCGGACAAGCTGGACAAGGCCAACGTGGACCTGTTTCGCATTGAGGGGCACGTCTCGCCGCTGGTCGTCGGCTGTTCGGCCTGGCTGATCTGCAAGGTGATTCCCGAGCCGCATAATCAGCAGGCCTACGACCTGTTCATCGGCGAAGTGGTGGGTGCCTGGGCCGATACCCGGGTGTTTAAAGACGGGCATTGGGAATTCGAAACAGCCGACCCGAAATGGCGCAGCCTGCACTACGTGGCGGGTGGGCACTTCTATACCATTGGCGAGCCTGCGGTAGTGGAAACAGGCGAGGAATGA
- a CDS encoding nucleotidyltransferase family protein, with protein MSSIDSQNPEVFALVLAAGRSRRFDGDKRQAPLPGGHTLLTASLENASKAFVHVAVILRADDDAEALNIPAEVKIIRSEHADLGMGHSLASGVAAVMNSSADAVAVLLADMPWIQPQTLRDLAVLADPLRIALPMHEGQRGHPVIIGRRFWPQLLTLEGDQGAKALIVNNPERCDVLRCDDPGVLRDADTRSALAMACQQQLKDRRD; from the coding sequence TTGAGCAGCATAGACAGCCAGAACCCCGAAGTGTTCGCCCTGGTCCTCGCCGCAGGCCGCAGTCGGCGATTTGATGGAGACAAACGTCAGGCGCCGCTGCCCGGTGGGCATACGTTGCTGACTGCAAGTCTCGAAAATGCCAGCAAAGCCTTCGTGCATGTCGCCGTGATACTGCGTGCGGACGATGATGCCGAAGCGCTGAATATTCCCGCAGAGGTCAAGATCATTCGCAGCGAACACGCCGACCTCGGCATGGGCCACAGTCTGGCCAGCGGAGTCGCAGCAGTGATGAACTCGTCGGCCGACGCAGTCGCAGTTCTGCTGGCAGACATGCCCTGGATACAGCCACAGACCTTGCGCGACCTGGCCGTGCTGGCTGATCCTCTGCGCATTGCCCTGCCGATGCATGAAGGCCAGCGCGGCCATCCTGTAATCATCGGGCGCCGGTTCTGGCCCCAGTTGCTGACACTCGAAGGTGATCAGGGCGCAAAGGCGCTGATCGTCAATAATCCAGAGCGCTGCGACGTACTGCGATGCGACGATCCCGGCGTTTTGCGCGATGCAGACACGCGATCAGCGCTGGCCATGGCCTGCCAGCAACAGCTTAAAGATCGTCGCGACTGA